From Dendropsophus ebraccatus isolate aDenEbr1 chromosome 2, aDenEbr1.pat, whole genome shotgun sequence, a single genomic window includes:
- the HNF4G gene encoding hepatocyte nuclear factor 4-gamma isoform X1, translating to MKMTSSVMDMEMANYSDVLDPTYTSLEFENMQLLYSGGDSSPGESVIMNGIDNGINSLCAICGDRATGKHYGASSCDGCKGFFRRSIRKSHVYSCRFSRQCIVDKDKRNQCRYCRLKKCFRAGMKKEAVQNERDRISTRKNVFDGSSIPSINTLSQAEALSRQITTSSSGTSTDINTKKIASVSDICESMKQQLLVLVEWAKYIPAFCELPLDDQVALLRAHAGEHLLLGITKRSMVFKDILLLGNNYVIHRNCSEMEISRVANRILDELIQPFQDIQIDDNEYACLKAIVFFDPDAKGLSDPMKIKNMRYQVQIGLEDYINDRQYDSRGRFGELLLLLPTLQSITWQMIEQIQFVKWFGMVKIDNLLQEMLLGGSAAESNHMHHLTHPHLSQDPIVGQTLLVSSMSASLHPEQIATPETPLPSPPQGSGQEQYKISTNHATVITHQSILKQKP from the exons ATAGTTCTCCTGGAGAATCAGTCATCATGAACGGAATTGATAATGGTATCAACAGCCTTTGTGCAATTTGTGGAGATAGGGCTACAGGGAAGCATTATGGTGCATCCAGCTGTGATGGTTGCAAAGGATTCTTCAGGCGAAGCATCAGGAAAAGCCACGTGTACTCTTGCAG GTTTAGCAGACAATGCATTGTTGACAAGGATAAAAGAAACCAGTGCAGATACTGTCGACTAAAAAAGTGTTTTAGAGCGGGAATGAAAAAAGAAG CTGTTCAAAACGAACGAGACAGGATAAGTACAAGAAAAAATGTGTTTGATGGAAGCAGCATCCCCTCCATTAACACGTTGTCACAAGCTGAGGCTCTGTCTCGTCAG ATCACTACCTCAAGTTCTGGTACAAGTACTGACATAAATACAAAGAAAATTGCTAGTGTTAGTGATATTTGTGAATCCATGAAGCAGCAACTGCTGGTCTTGGTGGAGTGGGCAAAATACATCCCTGCCTTCTGTGAGCTTCCTCTGGATGATCag gtggCGTTATTAAGGGCACATGCTGGAGAACATCTTTTGCTTGGCATAACAAAACGTTCAATGGTTTTCAAAGATATCTTACTGTTAG GCAATAACTATGTCATCCATCGAAACTGCAGCGAGATGGAAATAAGCCGAGTGGCTAACAGAATTCTGGATGAACTTATCCAGCCCTTCCAGGATATCCAGATAGATGATAATGAATATGCTTGCTTAAAAGCTATAGTATTTTTTGATCCAG ATGCTAAAGGACTCAGTGACCCAATGAAGATTAAAAATATGCGCTATCAAGTACAGATCGGTTTGGAGGACTACATCAATGATAGGCAATATGATTCTAGAGGACGATTTGGGGAACTTCTGTTACTGTTGCCTACTCTTCAGAGTATAACCTGGCAAATGATTGAACAAATTCAGTTTGTAAAATGGTTTGGAATGGTTAAGATTGACAATCTTCTCCAAGAAATGTTATTAGGGG GTTCGGCGGCTGAGTCTAATCACATGCATCATCTGACACATCCCCATTTATCTCAAGACCCTATAGTGGGACAGACCCTCCTTGTCAGTTCCATGTCTGCATCTCTGCACCCAGAACAGATCG CTACTCCTGAAACACCTTTACCTTCCCCTCCACAAGGCTCAGGACAAGAACAGTATAAGATATCTACAAACCATGCAACAGTTATCACACATCAGTCTATCTTGAAACAAAAGCCTTGA
- the HNF4G gene encoding hepatocyte nuclear factor 4-gamma isoform X3: protein MNGIDNGINSLCAICGDRATGKHYGASSCDGCKGFFRRSIRKSHVYSCRFSRQCIVDKDKRNQCRYCRLKKCFRAGMKKEAVQNERDRISTRKNVFDGSSIPSINTLSQAEALSRQITTSSSGTSTDINTKKIASVSDICESMKQQLLVLVEWAKYIPAFCELPLDDQVALLRAHAGEHLLLGITKRSMVFKDILLLGNNYVIHRNCSEMEISRVANRILDELIQPFQDIQIDDNEYACLKAIVFFDPDAKGLSDPMKIKNMRYQVQIGLEDYINDRQYDSRGRFGELLLLLPTLQSITWQMIEQIQFVKWFGMVKIDNLLQEMLLGGSAAESNHMHHLTHPHLSQDPIVGQTLLVSSMSASLHPEQIATPETPLPSPPQGSGQEQYKISTNHATVITHQSILKQKP from the exons ATGAACGGAATTGATAATGGTATCAACAGCCTTTGTGCAATTTGTGGAGATAGGGCTACAGGGAAGCATTATGGTGCATCCAGCTGTGATGGTTGCAAAGGATTCTTCAGGCGAAGCATCAGGAAAAGCCACGTGTACTCTTGCAG GTTTAGCAGACAATGCATTGTTGACAAGGATAAAAGAAACCAGTGCAGATACTGTCGACTAAAAAAGTGTTTTAGAGCGGGAATGAAAAAAGAAG CTGTTCAAAACGAACGAGACAGGATAAGTACAAGAAAAAATGTGTTTGATGGAAGCAGCATCCCCTCCATTAACACGTTGTCACAAGCTGAGGCTCTGTCTCGTCAG ATCACTACCTCAAGTTCTGGTACAAGTACTGACATAAATACAAAGAAAATTGCTAGTGTTAGTGATATTTGTGAATCCATGAAGCAGCAACTGCTGGTCTTGGTGGAGTGGGCAAAATACATCCCTGCCTTCTGTGAGCTTCCTCTGGATGATCag gtggCGTTATTAAGGGCACATGCTGGAGAACATCTTTTGCTTGGCATAACAAAACGTTCAATGGTTTTCAAAGATATCTTACTGTTAG GCAATAACTATGTCATCCATCGAAACTGCAGCGAGATGGAAATAAGCCGAGTGGCTAACAGAATTCTGGATGAACTTATCCAGCCCTTCCAGGATATCCAGATAGATGATAATGAATATGCTTGCTTAAAAGCTATAGTATTTTTTGATCCAG ATGCTAAAGGACTCAGTGACCCAATGAAGATTAAAAATATGCGCTATCAAGTACAGATCGGTTTGGAGGACTACATCAATGATAGGCAATATGATTCTAGAGGACGATTTGGGGAACTTCTGTTACTGTTGCCTACTCTTCAGAGTATAACCTGGCAAATGATTGAACAAATTCAGTTTGTAAAATGGTTTGGAATGGTTAAGATTGACAATCTTCTCCAAGAAATGTTATTAGGGG GTTCGGCGGCTGAGTCTAATCACATGCATCATCTGACACATCCCCATTTATCTCAAGACCCTATAGTGGGACAGACCCTCCTTGTCAGTTCCATGTCTGCATCTCTGCACCCAGAACAGATCG CTACTCCTGAAACACCTTTACCTTCCCCTCCACAAGGCTCAGGACAAGAACAGTATAAGATATCTACAAACCATGCAACAGTTATCACACATCAGTCTATCTTGAAACAAAAGCCTTGA
- the HNF4G gene encoding hepatocyte nuclear factor 4-gamma isoform X2, with product MLKPDSSPGESVIMNGIDNGINSLCAICGDRATGKHYGASSCDGCKGFFRRSIRKSHVYSCRFSRQCIVDKDKRNQCRYCRLKKCFRAGMKKEAVQNERDRISTRKNVFDGSSIPSINTLSQAEALSRQITTSSSGTSTDINTKKIASVSDICESMKQQLLVLVEWAKYIPAFCELPLDDQVALLRAHAGEHLLLGITKRSMVFKDILLLGNNYVIHRNCSEMEISRVANRILDELIQPFQDIQIDDNEYACLKAIVFFDPDAKGLSDPMKIKNMRYQVQIGLEDYINDRQYDSRGRFGELLLLLPTLQSITWQMIEQIQFVKWFGMVKIDNLLQEMLLGGSAAESNHMHHLTHPHLSQDPIVGQTLLVSSMSASLHPEQIATPETPLPSPPQGSGQEQYKISTNHATVITHQSILKQKP from the exons ATAGTTCTCCTGGAGAATCAGTCATCATGAACGGAATTGATAATGGTATCAACAGCCTTTGTGCAATTTGTGGAGATAGGGCTACAGGGAAGCATTATGGTGCATCCAGCTGTGATGGTTGCAAAGGATTCTTCAGGCGAAGCATCAGGAAAAGCCACGTGTACTCTTGCAG GTTTAGCAGACAATGCATTGTTGACAAGGATAAAAGAAACCAGTGCAGATACTGTCGACTAAAAAAGTGTTTTAGAGCGGGAATGAAAAAAGAAG CTGTTCAAAACGAACGAGACAGGATAAGTACAAGAAAAAATGTGTTTGATGGAAGCAGCATCCCCTCCATTAACACGTTGTCACAAGCTGAGGCTCTGTCTCGTCAG ATCACTACCTCAAGTTCTGGTACAAGTACTGACATAAATACAAAGAAAATTGCTAGTGTTAGTGATATTTGTGAATCCATGAAGCAGCAACTGCTGGTCTTGGTGGAGTGGGCAAAATACATCCCTGCCTTCTGTGAGCTTCCTCTGGATGATCag gtggCGTTATTAAGGGCACATGCTGGAGAACATCTTTTGCTTGGCATAACAAAACGTTCAATGGTTTTCAAAGATATCTTACTGTTAG GCAATAACTATGTCATCCATCGAAACTGCAGCGAGATGGAAATAAGCCGAGTGGCTAACAGAATTCTGGATGAACTTATCCAGCCCTTCCAGGATATCCAGATAGATGATAATGAATATGCTTGCTTAAAAGCTATAGTATTTTTTGATCCAG ATGCTAAAGGACTCAGTGACCCAATGAAGATTAAAAATATGCGCTATCAAGTACAGATCGGTTTGGAGGACTACATCAATGATAGGCAATATGATTCTAGAGGACGATTTGGGGAACTTCTGTTACTGTTGCCTACTCTTCAGAGTATAACCTGGCAAATGATTGAACAAATTCAGTTTGTAAAATGGTTTGGAATGGTTAAGATTGACAATCTTCTCCAAGAAATGTTATTAGGGG GTTCGGCGGCTGAGTCTAATCACATGCATCATCTGACACATCCCCATTTATCTCAAGACCCTATAGTGGGACAGACCCTCCTTGTCAGTTCCATGTCTGCATCTCTGCACCCAGAACAGATCG CTACTCCTGAAACACCTTTACCTTCCCCTCCACAAGGCTCAGGACAAGAACAGTATAAGATATCTACAAACCATGCAACAGTTATCACACATCAGTCTATCTTGAAACAAAAGCCTTGA